In Cicer arietinum cultivar CDC Frontier isolate Library 1 chromosome 7, Cicar.CDCFrontier_v2.0, whole genome shotgun sequence, the genomic window ACCACCTATATTTGAAAAATCTAACCTATAACAGATATTAGTGGTAAGAATATCATTTCATCTCGTACCTTCGAGTATTTCCTTAgattaattatgattttgacgaggaaattttatattgattgtgtataaattattttaaaaatttaaattccattTTGATAGAAGAAACACTCATATTTTAGAGTTCTCAAAATTTCGAGATTCAATATAGTATCCCACCCTGCATAGATTATGGACCGAACCTGCTTTTTAGGCACATATTAGCAATATCcttataacaataacaataacaataacaataacaataacaataacaataacaataacaataataataataataataataataataataataataataataataataatagtctATCTAATTTTTTACGCACTCATTCCAGATTATTATTGATTGagtttaaatatacttttaatctatttattttgttcATAATTAACTTTCAATTCTTCTATTTCTAAAACTGAGATTTTAGTCTCTTGTTTACAACTTGTGAATTTTATtggtcctttttttttattttttttattttatgatgtgGTGTAATCATTAACGACTAATAGTAATGTAGCACaattaaattagataaaataaaatcgtatttaacatttttatttttttgtttacaatCTTTACTTAttgaattaatataaaaatgcaTTTGTAAATTGTGAAGCTttatcaaagaaaaataaaataatgaaatagaTATTGATTAATGGTATATATTCATTTTGTCTAATATAATTGCACCACATTATTAATGAACATCCAATATTATAAAAGATTAAGGGATCTTAAAATctcaaaagttataaaatatatatagtgaACAAAAACCTGATTTACAATATAAgataactaaaaattaattttgagtaaaaaagaAATACTAAAAGTGCATTAAGGctattaattatgatattaaaaaACTTAGGTTAATATGTTATTAGTGAGGGGAATGTCGGTGTCATGCAAgtatatgttatttttcatttgtgATGAATACTATATACTCCTTCAatctcattaattatttttatttctcttaattttcatagttttttatttttttaattttgatcgaAAATGTATATCATAAACACGGTGGATTATGGGATGTGCAAGCAACATATGATCCCAATTGATGAGGGGGATGAATTTCtcttttgttaaatatatttttaatttatataaaattatgactttttaagtttaatttataaaaagaatttgtcacttttaatctttattttaatttttataaggattattttaagaattaaaaataattgtttacaaaaaaaactttttaagttaaggactaaaattaataaaaaaaattaagaactaaaaaattgagatttttttataggaactaaaatttattttacttttttttaattattaaaatttcatttttttttaattcaggATTCACTTCTTAAGATTAGAACATACAACctccaaaatatttaagacGACCTTGatcatacatataaaatattgctcaaataaaaaatcatttgatatgttattaaaatatataaaaattaacatcGTATGTACTTTTATTGAACACCGTCAATATTCATACATTTtaataacatatcaaatgattttaaatatgtgtAAAATTTACTGTCTGATCTATATGAATCATAGAGATAATTTATTGTCTGATcgaaaatttgtaaaataattttctataaaatgaTTTTCTATAAAATGATTTCTAATTTACTCATATGACACAAACTTTCgatctaataatttttttttgaaaaaataattaaaaataaagaaaatagagataattgagagatattaaaagaaacttacataaaaaaacatacataaagaaaatacaaaatatatatatatatatatatatatatatatatatatatattcatatagatAGATAGTATAATTAATGGATAAACTTTTTTGTGTGGTTATTACTAATTTATCCATTATATATCACTACAACATTTATTGTTTTAACAACAGATAAAAAGTTGCCTAAaattcttttagtttttttgacaGTGGCCAATATATTTTTTGCTTTCTCAAATGAAAATGGGACATTTTTTAATTGACATTTGACATTACTTTTGCAACAATGGATACCTATCCCCTTAGCTATATTTGAGAACATTTTAAACTAttaccttattttttttaactaaaagttACATTTATCAATTGATGTTTAAATTTAACACTAATTAGTAAAATTGCAGGCAATAATTAATTGGTCATCCCAccaacaaaaagttaatttaataataataatacatatttaaaaatatattttaaaaaaaagaaaaaataaatcataatggGTTAATATATTGCATGTTACTAAAACATCctttacatatatatacattatttgatttttgatttttgatttttttattgtttttttgtttttattatatatttattttaaaattagtgtgtatgtaatttagtaataatatatgaaaTGGAATCTGtgaggtagaaaaaaaaaaatcccagTGTGAACACAAGTTGcactaagaaaaattatatacaattaaaatgATAATCTGCGGCGATTTTCAATAGCCATGATATGATATTTGTAACGGTTTTTTCAAATGTGGTAGATTTGTGTGTCGCCAGATGTTTGGCAAAAATTCCAACTACCTAAAAATTTGCGACGGTTATAAACCGTATCGAAATAAAATTTGCAGCATTCTAACCATCGCCAAAcagcttttttttttgttcccaAGGTCTTGCGACGATTTATAATAACCTCCATGTACTTTTTGCGACGGTTTCTTTTATTTTGCActttcattaatttaattttgatagtttaagaaataataatttatcttaaatgaaaatgaaagatattcataaatataattcatataattaaaatatactgatatataattataaatgacaaagtatcattcatataatctatttaaaagtaataacaattatagatttaatttaattaaaataataaataaaatagtttaaacattcaaaatcaaaatatttgtagagtaattaaatatataaaacaactacataaaacttaaaaattcattaaaatatttaagtagtTCTTAGTGATGTTACTTCGTAATTCTTAGGCCGATATAGATTCAGAATATTTTTAGGATTCTAATTGTGCTATAtatctaaaaaatcattttaaaaattgctAAGACAAATAAATGTCTAACAACCTATACTTGaaaaatttaacatatatataacaCGTATAACTGATATCGGTGATAAATATGTCATTACATCTCGCACATGCAGGCATCTGTCTAGATTAACAATGACAagaaaatttcatattaattgTATGcagaatatttttgaaattaaaagtcACTTGCGAATACCAAGCATTAATATTTTCTACACACCTgtttaaatagtaaaaaatatgtagctatatatattaaatataactttttaattttactttatatatatatatatatttcccCCACACATTTCAGATGTGGGTTTATTGAAGCAGAGTGGGGAGGAGATGGCAAAAACTTCCCTAACCCACTATATTACCATATCTAACTCAATTGGTAGTTGTAAAAACATTGTTAAACAAAGGCTCGAGTTCAAACTCAGGATTTATTTATTCTCTACATTTAAAGCGTGTGAGTTTAGTAATTAGGctaattatttaaagaaaagaaTTTATAGattattgataatatattttatttatagataaatataCTTTAATTGAGAGAATACTAAAATATCTTGTTAAAACTGAATGACACGACCTTAGAATTTTGATTGACCTAACACAAATCCATAAAGCTAACTTTTTAGTGAATAGTATCCACtacttataaattatttatcagACTATACCTCGTTAAATATGAGACTCATCACACCTCCCCTCTCACTCATGATTGGATATATGGGCGTAACCCGAGTGGTCTGATAGCGATGACCTGATAACAAGTGACTCAATAGTTTTTAGATAGACACTTATaccattttaaattttgaattgaacTTAACACAACTTTACTTAACCAATTTATAAGATAAAGACTATCCACCActtataaacattttattagATCTAATCTCATTTAATGTAAAACTCTTAActgatatgaaaaaaaaaaatacattcaagCAACAGTTAGATTACCAAAGTTATAACAAGTGACTCAATAGTTTTTAGATAGACACTTATaccattttaaattttgaattgaacTTAACACAACTTTACTTAACCAATTTATAAGATAAAGACTATCCACCActtataaacattttattagATCTAATCTCATTTAATGTAAAACTCTTAActgatatgaaaaaaaaaaatacattcaagCAACAGTTAGATTACCAAagttattattttcataaaataaattattattatatctccTTCATTTTATATCTTTTGTAATGTAATACTTTTCAATGCAATTTGTAATAACAAAATCTATTTGTAACAAAGTATACATATCTAAAATTATTCCAAGTATCCaaagtattaaaataaaagcttattttctatttatataaGTAGGGACTAGTTAACGTATGTACATCAGTACATGTCCACACAATCAACCTAACTTTTAAAACAAAAGCTACCTtttgcaaaacaaaaaaaaaaaactaaaagcaTTTACATTTACCTTCCATTtaataactttatattttaatataaaattagttcAATCACCAATTAATTGATCTTAACAATGGCGtcacaaattaaaaatgttataattgatgtattatatataagtttaaaattttgatgaaataaatcaaatttttaaatattattttcgtatatatttgattctagagtgaatagtatataaataaacaacatactaaacttataatttatcaatttcCCTTGAATTTTGAATCACATAACAAAGTCTCACGATGGAATTTTCTATTGTCTCTCATCAATTGTCACAAACATTATTTTGGTCACTCATACCAATGTTATTTATCTTAACACTCCTCATCAAAATCTTCCTCAAACTAAATCATCAGAAAACTCGTATATCTAAAAAGTTTACACTCCCTCCAGGTCCCAAACCTTGGCCTATAGTTGGTAACATTCCTGAGATGTTGGCAAATAGGCCTACAAATAGatggatacaaaagattatGAATGACCTCAACACAGAAATTGCATGCATCCGTTTAGGTAACATTCATGTCATTCTAGTCAGCAGTCCTCAAATTGCACGTgagttttttataaaacaagATGCAATTTTTGCTTCAAGACCCATTAGTTGGTCCAACGAGTACATTGGTGGATTTATGACCACAGCACTCAGCCCATTTGGAGATCAAtggaaaaaaatgaagaaaataattagCAATGAAATAGTTTCCCCTTTAAGGCATCAATGGCTTCATGACAAAAGAGTGAAAGAAGCTGATAATCTAGTACGTTATGTTTACAATCAATGCAAAAAAAATGGTGGCCTTGTGAATGTGAGGGATGTGGCACGACAATATTCAGGGAATGTCATTAGGAGGTTGATTTTCAATATAAGGTACTTTGGAAATGGTAATGAAGATGGTGGTCCTGGTTTAATGGAAATAGAATATGTAGAAGCAGTTTTCACTGTGTTAGAGTGCCTTTTTGCTTTCTCTGTTTCTGATTTCATGCCATGCTTAATAGGCCTTGACTTGGATggacataaaaagaaaattaagaaaGCTTGTAAGACCATGAAGAAATATCATGACCCCATCATTGAGGAAAGAATTCAACAATGGAAGAATGGGAAAAAGATAAAGAAAGAAGACCTTCTTGATGTTCTCATCTCACTCAAAGATGCACACAACAATTCCCTTTTAACTCAACATGAAATTGAGTCTAATGTTTTGGTATACATATCTTACTCTTCTTACCCTCGTCTCCTTTTAACTAActtgattaaataaaaatcgTATAGTCGTTacatattatgtttttataattcAGGGATCAAATAAGAAAAAGATTGATAATGCGATTAAATGAACAGTTTAGTCTTTTATTAACGTGTTTTGtgtgaatttataatttatttaaatttttattaaaaaaatatcgtCATACTATTTCGTAAATGTGTTTCTACAATCTAAAGTTTtgtttttggatctactaaccTAGCTAGTGGCTAGATTCATACACCTTAATAGTATAGAAATAGGGAATCTTATATTCAAATCGAACCAGTGCATATTGATATCCTTGTAGTTATCAATTGAATTGTGCATACGAGATACAACCTAAGTCTTAATTGAGGAGTTAAGCTATTAAAAATTGACATTCGTATATTATTATCTTGAAAATGATTGTGGAGACAAATTTTACAGGATTGGACACTAGCAGCCATTGATAATCCATCAAATGCAGTCGAATGGGGACTTGCTGAAATGATAAATCAACCGGAGCTACTTAAAAAAGCCATAGAAGAATTAGACAGTGTAGTTGGAAAAGAAAGGTTGGTGCAAGAATACGATTTTCCCAAACTAAACTATGTGAAGGCTTGTGCCAAAGAAGCTTTTCGACTTCACCCGATTAGCGATTTCCTTATTCCCCATGTTGCGATGAAAGACACTGTGGTTGCTAATTACATTATCCCAAAAGATAGTCAAGTGATATTAAGGAGACAAGGAATTGGTCTAAACCCTAGAGTTTGGGAAGAACCACTCAAGTTCAAACCTGAAAGATATCTTAAAGAAAATGGTTCTAATTTGAGTTTGGCAGATACAAGTTTGGACACATTAATATTTAGCACAGGAAGGCGTGGGTGTTCAGGAATTCTGCTTGGAACTTCAATGACTATTATGCTATTTGCAAGGTTGCTCCATGGATTCACTTGGAGTGTGCCACCCAATCAATCTAGCATTGACCTCTCTGAATCTCATGGAGGAACTACCAAAGCTAAGCCACTTGTGGCATTGGCAAAGCCAAGGTTACTACCAGAGGCTTATCgcttatattaaatatatgtttgaattgGTGAGGGTTTGGTAGAATCATAGTGTGTCAATGTaacttttgtaaaattaaattatactttgaaacttcaacaaaatcacaatgtcatcgtgattttttcaaattaatttgattCTAAAGATACAATAAGTCAGTGATCCCAAGAGTTCATGTTTAAAGGAGTACACTAAATTCTCACATGCATTGTTTGTtgtttagagagagagagagtaaaaAAAGCAAAACATAGATTAGAGATAACCAAATTAGAAAAGGGAGAAGTTAATTTTGTTAGGTGTGCAAATGAGAGAAGTTAATTTTGTTAGGTGTGCAAATGAGAGAAGTTAATTTTGTGGGCAATTTTTCTCACTGCCAAAATGCCAATATCCCTTTTTCTGAAATTTATATACCAATATACCCCCTTTTTAAAACAATCTACCAAAATGCCccttttcttttcaaatttttttcaccTTACAAGTcaccatttggaatggcgacttccaaGGAAGGCCAActcccaaatggcgacttccaactggtttttttaaaaataaaaaaaattcaatttttttttaaatttttagtaaaattatatatataattaattattataattcataaaaatacataaaaaataaataaatagaaatttaaattatgaaagtaaTTTAGTAAATCCAGAtggacatttataaaataatttttccgttaaaaaaatattttaatttttattgaaataacaaaagtaatatatatatatatataNNNNNNNNNNNNNNNNNNNNNNNNNNNNNNNNNNNNNNNNNNNNNNNNNNNNNNNNNNNNNNNNNNNNNNNNNNNNNNNNNNNNNNNNNNNNNNNNNNNNNNNNNNNNNNNNNNNNNNNNNNNNNNNNNNNNNNNNNNNNNNNNNNNNNNNNNNNNNNNNNNNNNNNNNNNNNNNNNNNNNNNNNNNNNNNNNNNNNNNNNNNNNNNNNNNNNNNNNNNNNNNNNNNNNNNNNNNNNNNNNNNNNNNNNNNNNNNNNNNNNNNNNNNNNNNNNNNNNNNNNNNNNNNNNNNNNNNNNNNNNNNNNNNNNNNNNNNNNNNNNNNNNNNNNNNNNNNNNNNNNNNNNNNNNNNNNNNNNNNNNNNNNNNNNNNNNNNNNNNNNNNNNNNNNNNNNNNNNNNNNNNNNNNNNNNNNNNNNNNNNNNNNNNNNNNNNNNNNNNNNNNNNNNNNNNNNNNNNNNNNNNNNNNNNNNNNNNNNNNNNNNNNNNNNNNNNNNNNNNNNNNNNNNNNNNNNNNNNNNNNNNNNNNNNNNNNNNNNNNNNNNNNNNNNNNNNNNNNNNNNNNNNNNNNNNNNNNNNNNNNNNNNNNNNNNNNNNNNNNNNNNNNNNNNNNNNNNNNNNNNNNNNNNNNNNNNNNNNNNNNNNNNNNNNNNNNNNNNNNNNNNNNNNNNNNNNNNNNNNNNNNNNNNNNNNNNNNNNNNNNNNNNNNNNNNNNNNNNNNNNNNNNNNNNNNNNNNNNNNNNNNNNNNNNNNNNNNNNNNNNNNNNNNNNNNNNNNNNNNNNNNNNNNNNNNNNNNNNNNNNNNNNNNNNNNNNNNNNNNNNNNNNNNNNNNNNNNNNNNNNNNNNNNNNNNNNNNNNNNNNNNNNNNNNNNNNNNNNNNNNNNNNNNNNNNNNNNNNNNNNNNNNNNNNNNNNNNNNNNNNNNNNNNNNNNNNNNNNNNNNNNNNNNNNNNNNNNNNNNNNNNNNNNNNNNNNNNNNNNNNNNNNNNNNNNNNNNNNNNNNNNNNNNNNNNNNNNNNNNNNNNNNNNNNNNNNNNNNNNNNNNNNNNNNNNNNNNNNNNNNNNNNNNNNNNNNNNNNNNNNNNNNNNNNNNNNNNNNNNNNNNNNNNNNNNNNNNNNNNNNNNNNNNNNNNNNNNNNNNNNNNNNNNNNNNNNNNNNNNNNNNNNNNNNNNNNNNNNNNNNNNNNNNNNNNNNNNNNNNNNNNNNNNNNNNNNNNNNNNNNNNNNNNNNNNNNNNNNNNNNNNNNNNNNNNNNNNNNNNNNNNNNNNNNNNNNNNNNNNNNNNNNNNNNNNNNNNNNNNNNNNNNNNNNNNNNNNNNNNNNNNNNNNNNNNNNNNNNNNNNNNNNNNNNNNNNNNNNNNNNNNNNNNNNNNNNNNNNNNNNNNNNNNNNNNNNNNNNNNNNNNNNNNNNNNNNNNNNNNNNNNNNNNNNNNNNNNNNNNNNNNNNNNNNNNNNNNNNNNNNNNNNNNNNNNNNNNNNNNNNNNNNNNNNNNNNNNNNNNNNNNNNNNNNNNNNNNNNNNNNNNNNNNNNNNNNNNNNNNNNNNNNNNNNNNNNNNNNNNNNNNNNNNNNNNNNNNNNNNNNNNNNNNNNNNNNNNNNNNNNNNNNNNNNNNNNNNNNNNNNNNNNNNNNNNNNNNNNNNNNNNNNNNNNNNNNNNNNNNNNNNNNNNNNNNNNNNNNNNNNNNNNNNNNNNNNNNNNNNNNNNNNNNNNNNNNNNNNNNNNNNNNNNNNNNNNNNNNNNNNNNNNNNNNNNNNNNNNNNNNNNNNNNNNNNNNNNNNNNNNNNNNNNNNNNNNNNNNNNNNNNNNNNNNNNNNNNNNNNNNNNNNNNNNNNNNNNNNNNNNNNNNNNNNNNNNNNNNNNNNNNNNNNNNNNNNNNNNNNNNNNNNNNNNNNNNNNNNNNNNNNNNNNNNNNNNNNNNNNNNNNNNNNNNNNNNNNNNNNNNNNNNNNNNNNNNNNNNNNNNNNNNNNNNNNNNNNNNNNNNNNNNNNNNNNNNNNNNNNNNNNNNNNNNNNNNNNNNNNNNNNNNNNNNNNNNNNNNNNNNNNNNNNNNNNNNNNNNNNNNNNNNNNNNNNNNNNNNNNNNNNNNNNNNNNNNNNNNNNNNNNNNNNNNNNNNNNNNNNNNNNNNNNNNNNNNNNNNNNNNNNNNNNNNNNNNNNNNNNNNNNNNNNNNNNNNNNNNNNNNNNNNNNNNNNNNNNNNNNNNNNNNNNNNNNNNNNNNNNNNNNNNNNNNNNNNNNNNNNNNNNNNNNNNNNNNNNNNNNNNNNNNNNNNNNNNNNNNNNNNNNNNNNNNNNNNNNNNNNNNNNNNNNNNNNNNNNNNNNNNNNNNNNNNNNNNNNNNNNNNNNNNNNNNNNNNNNNNNNNNNNNNNNNNNNNNNNNNNNNNNNNNNNNNNNNNNNNNNNNNNNNNNNNNNNNNNNNNNNNNNNNNNNNNNNNNNNNNNNNNNNNNNNNNNNNNNNNNNNNNNNNNNNNNNNNNNNNNNNNNNNNNNNNNNNNNNNNNNNNNNNNNNNNNNNNNNNNNNNNNNNNNNNNNNNNNNNNNNNNNNNNNNNNNNNNNNNNNNNNNNNNNNNNNNNNNNNNNNNNNNNNNNNNNNNNNNNNNNNNNNNNNNNNNNNNNNNNNNNNNNNNNNNNNNNNNNNNNNNNNNNNNNNNNNNNNNNNNNNNNNNNNNNNNNNNNNNNNNNNNNNNNNNNNNNNNNNNNNNNNNNNNNNNNNNNNNNNNNNNNNNNNNNNNNNNNNNNNNNNNNNNNNNNNNNNNNNNNNNNNNNNNNNNNNNNNNNNNNNNNNNNNNNNNNNNNNNNNNNNNNNNNNNNNNNNNNNNNNNNNNNNNNNNNNNNNNNNNNNNNNNNNNNNNNNNNNNNNNNNNNNNNNNNNNNNNNNNNNNNNNNNNNNNNNNNNNNNNNNNNNNNNNNNNNNNNNNNNNNNNNNNNNNNNNNNNNNNNNNNNNNNNNNNNNNNNNNNNNNNNNNNNNNNNNNNNNNNNNNNNNNNNNNNNNNNNNNNNNNNNNNNNNNNNNNNNNNNNNNNNNNNNNNNNNNNNNNNNNNNNNNNNNNNNNNNNNNNNNNNNNNNNNNNNNNNNNNNNNNNNNNNNNNNNNNNNNNNNNNNNNNNaatgtcaatttttaaaaggttagtttttgtaaaaaataattatttcaatttttgttgaaataacaaaagtaatatatataattaatataattcataaaagtagataaatagaaattttaaattatgataaaattttagttataatttttgcaAACCCAAGTTCGAAATGCCGATTTcccaaaggttttttttttttaaatttaattaaaataatatatatatatatatatataacattaaaattattataattcataaaaatacataaatagaaaatttaaattacgataaaactttaaattacataatttatttaaaaaacatcacaaattttacaaaagaacggtaattcataaaaaacaNNNNNNNNNNNNNNNNNNNNNNNNNNNNNNNNNNNNNNNNNNNNNNNNNNNNNNNNCACACGTACGGGATTTTGACGACGCCTTGGTACATCACGAGTTTcttgttgttcttcttcttcttcttgatcttcGTCTTCTTTCTGTTGAGGATGTCTAGGTGGAAGTGCTGCAGAAGAACTACTTCCACCTTGAGTCCAGttagatatttgattcaacGGAGTATATGGATTTCCAAAGcttggaatttgaaaattttgttgacACATATTATTCAGTAACTGAGTAGCGGACTCCGGTGTATTATAACGATTGTTGAACGTGTTATACAACAATTACTCTTCGCTTGATGCAAATGATAGTCGACGATTGTCTTCTTGATGTGGTTGTTGactgttaaaattaaattgttccccTGGCGTGAACCCGTAAGGTTGATGTGGTGTGTGGATAAAAGTATGAAGATGTGGTGTGtgggtaaaagtatgaggaGGCGGTTGAGTGTCAGGAGGTGttggtatataatattgattttgttgtgttgtgttgggcattgattcttggaaaaaaaatttggctagattgtggtggaggttgggGGTGAAAAAATAATTGACTAGATTGCAGTGGAGGTTGAGGGTGAAAAAAATGTTTgctagattgtggtggaggttgaGGTGGATTGGCACGAGGGTCAACCAATTGGTTTTCTACAGAAATAAATCGTTTAGAATTTTTGCAAAACCAAACcatgtattcataacttggtttgAATTCAACATTTAGAGGTTGACCATGAAGAATATGATTCTCTCGTTCATTCCACTATTTGTTCTCATTTTCGTAGAATAATGCCCAACTatagtcaacttgtttatgcaaatcTACCTTATGATAATTTTTGATGTTCCTCGGAGGATGTGGAATTTCTTGAGGTAGTCCAAATTGTAGTTTCACTCTATCAGTTTGATGCATTTCTATTatgtagaaacaaattaaatatgtagatGCATTCCATAGCCAATTATCTTCTGGATGATCGTATGTTAGATGTAGATATGGCCTCCAGATAAACTGATATATAATAAGtttgttagtaatatatatatgcataagaaaaataaaataatagaaataatgtaatgttttaatatattacatcgtTAACGG contains:
- the LOC101515486 gene encoding isoleucine N-monooxygenase 1-like translates to MEFSIVSHQLSQTLFWSLIPMLFILTLLIKIFLKLNHQKTRISKKFTLPPGPKPWPIVGNIPEMLANRPTNRWIQKIMNDLNTEIACIRLGNIHVILVSSPQIAREFFIKQDAIFASRPISWSNEYIGGFMTTALSPFGDQWKKMKKIISNEIVSPLRHQWLHDKRVKEADNLVRYVYNQCKKNGGLVNVRDVARQYSGNVIRRLIFNIRYFGNGNEDGGPGLMEIEYVEAVFTVLECLFAFSVSDFMPCLIGLDLDGHKKKIKKACKTMKKYHDPIIEERIQQWKNGKKIKKEDLLDVLISLKDAHNNSLLTQHEIESNVLDWTLAAIDNPSNAVEWGLAEMINQPELLKKAIEELDSVVGKERLVQEYDFPKLNYVKACAKEAFRLHPISDFLIPHVAMKDTVVANYIIPKDSQVILRRQGIGLNPRVWEEPLKFKPERYLKENGSNLSLADTSLDTLIFSTGRRGCSGILLGTSMTIMLFARLLHGFTWSVPPNQSSIDLSESHGGTTKAKPLVALAKPRLLPEAYRLY